TTACAAGTACACCAGCAAAGGCAATCTGGTGGCGGTCATCTCTAATGGCACGGCCATTCTTGGTTTGGGTGATCTGGGCCCGCTGGCCAGTAAGCCGGTGATGGAAGGGAAGGCTCTGCTTTTTAAGCGTTTTGCCGACATCGATTCGATTGATATCGAAGTTGATGCTGAAGACAGCGATGCATTTGTCGATACGGTGAAACGTATTGCCGGCACCTTTGGTGGTATTAATCTGGAAGATATCAAAGCCCCTGAATGCTTTGAAATTGAACGGGTTTTAATTGAGCAGTGCAATATCCCCGTGTTTCATGACGATCAGCACGGCACGGCCATTGTTACCGCTGCAGGCATGATCAATGCGCTTGAGATTCAAGGCAAAAACATTGAGACCGCAAAAATTGTTTGCTTAGGTGCTGGCTCTGCGGCTATCGCCTGTATGCGCCTGTTAGTTTCTTTGGGTGCAAGCTACGACAATATTTATATGATCGATCGTCGCGGGGTGATTTACCCTGGCCGCGAAGGTCTTAATAAATACAAAAAAGAATTTCAAAACGATACGGGTGCGCGCACTTTGAGCGATGCTATTAACGGCGCCGATGTCTTTGTTGGCTTGTCTGGCGCCAATCTTCTCAGCGAAGAGATGCTGCGTACAATGGCGCCCAAGCCTATTGTTTTTGCCTGCTCCAACCCTGATCCCGAGATCGAACCCGAGCTGGCACTGTCGATACGGGATGACTTGATTGTCGCTACCGGTCGTTCGGACTACCCTAACCAGGTGAACAATGTATTGGGCTTTCCGTTTATTTTTCGGGGTGCGCTAGATGTTCGCGCCACCGCGATTAATGAAGAAATGAAAGTGGCTGCGGTGCACGCTATTCGTGAGCTGGCAAAAGAAGCGGTTCCTCAAGTGGTGATCGATGCCTGCGGAGTAGAGAGCCTGAGCTTTGGTCCAGACTACATCATTCCCAAGCCGGTGGACCGCCGTTTGCTGGGTGTGGTCTCGGCAGCTGTCGCCCAGGCGGCAGTTGATAGCGGCGTGGCCATGCTGCCGTACCCTTCCCACTACCCACTAAGTTAAGCGCATTGCTTGATAACCTGGCTCAATATTCCTATTGGGTCAGGTTAATGTGTCTTCTCCCTCGATTCTAAATCGCCTCTATTTGTCGTTTGACCTGCTATTGTCGCCCTGTTAATGTTGCGGCCTCTTTCAGGTGTCCTGCTTGTGGTTCTTCGCAGTGGGATTAAACGGGAAGTTGGTGAGCGGCTGTTATGCAGCGCAAATCCAACGCTGCCC
The DNA window shown above is from Spongiibacter sp. IMCC21906 and carries:
- a CDS encoding malic enzyme-like NAD(P)-binding protein, translated to MSKDVKQAALDYHALPTPGKIAISITKPAETQRDLSLAYSPGVAEPVREIARDPVNVYKYTSKGNLVAVISNGTAILGLGDLGPLASKPVMEGKALLFKRFADIDSIDIEVDAEDSDAFVDTVKRIAGTFGGINLEDIKAPECFEIERVLIEQCNIPVFHDDQHGTAIVTAAGMINALEIQGKNIETAKIVCLGAGSAAIACMRLLVSLGASYDNIYMIDRRGVIYPGREGLNKYKKEFQNDTGARTLSDAINGADVFVGLSGANLLSEEMLRTMAPKPIVFACSNPDPEIEPELALSIRDDLIVATGRSDYPNQVNNVLGFPFIFRGALDVRATAINEEMKVAAVHAIRELAKEAVPQVVIDACGVESLSFGPDYIIPKPVDRRLLGVVSAAVAQAAVDSGVAMLPYPSHYPLS